TCCCTCCAGGCTCCCTCCAGGCTCCATcctggctccctgcagcccctgcaccccTGCACTGCTCACCTGTGCTGCCAGTGCCGCGGTAGATGCAGAGccggcagctcccagcactatTTATGCAGCCCGAGGGCTCCTGCAGCTTCCACGCaggctgtgacacagcaagggCTTGGACTTTAGTCGGTCACAACGTGGAGGTGCCTGACGTGTGCGCAGGCCTGACATCACCCAGGGCCCTGACATCACCCGCGGCCCCGCCAGCCCCcagcagggggacagggacagacagggctgggggacaccccgagcccctcctggggacaggggccTGGGCTAAGGGGACACCTCAGAGCTgtgaggaggcagcagtggctctgtcagtgctggcagggcagtACCTGCGATGGGTAGGTGTGGAATGGGTGGCAGTGTGACGGGACgcgggctggggatgctgcagggacctcccagctctgccacggGCTGGGCAACGGGCAGGACACGGGCTCAGGGCAGGACACGGGCTCGGGGCAGGACACGGGCTCAGGGGGACACTGTGATGGAGCTGGGGGGCACACGAGGCTGTGCACAGGCAGGAAGGCATCACTCCTTCCCCGGCCAGGCTCCGGGAGGGAGCCCTGGAGCAGGAAGAGgccaggacagggcacaggAAGAGGCCAGGACATtgcagggcactgcagccccGCGGTGCCCGGGAATGCAGCTGTGACCCGTGTGTGTCCCCGGCCGTGGGCATCGGGCTCTGGGCACGCACCGGAGGcagccccggcccagcccagccgccCCGGGCACAGCGGGGCCGCGGCCGTGTGTCCCTGCGGTCAAAGGGCACGGCGGCAGGGCAGGGACCCgccaggcaggggcagtgccaagGTCCGAGGAGCCTCGCGGTGCCCGGGCCGTGCCCGGGGCCAGGGCCGCTGGATGTCACCCTTGTGCCGTGCGTGCCCGGGCTGTCCCCCCGCGGGCAGCGGGCGGGCTGCGCACACGCGTGTGCCCGCGGCCCGCTCTGCGCGCACACGCGCGGACACGCGGGGCCCCTCAGCTCCGTCCCGCGGCCTTTCCCAACTCCTGGCTGGACACagcccccctgcagcccccccgcgCCCTGCCCTGACCTTTGCACGAATCCCCCGGGCGGCCGTGGGGCGGCTATAAAGGGTgagcccggggctgccccgcgcCACAGCCCGGCACAGGTGAGTGGGGACAGCCCCGGCGAGGGTCGGCCTGGGAAGGGGACGGGCTCGGGACCCCCGTGCCCCCCCGTGCCCCACACCGTGCGCTCTGCTCTCTCCCCAGCCATGAAGGCGTCGCTGCTGTTCGTGCTCGCCTGCACGGCCGTCCTGGCGCTGGGAGCAAGTAAGGGCCgggggctgtgcagagcagggctgggggctcagggcaaTGGGGGCACACAGGGGGGCGCAGCCGCGggacccccagtgccaccaggctcGCCCTTGCAGGGGCCGACTCGCCCGAGGACTCGAAGGCGCTGGTGCAGAAGGTGCAGGAGCTGGCGCAGAAAGTCTCGGCCATGACCAAGGACGCCTTCAGCAGGGTGCGGGAATCGGAGGCAGCGCAGCAGGCCAGGTGCCCCCgaaccccagccctgtccctgtcgcTGTTCCCGGTGCCGGGGGACCCGGCCAGGGCACCGCGCTGaccccctgccctcctctccctcGGTGCAGGCAGTGGCTGTCGGACAACGCGGAGCTGGCCAAGCAGCGCCTGGTGTGGCTCAAGGAGCAGCTGGCCGAGCTCCTGAAGAAGACTCCGGCCCCGTAGCCTCGCCGGGGGCTGCCCGGGCTCTGTCGGGGCTGGGGACCCCCGGCTCCCCCTCTCGCTGTCGCGGTGCTCTCAATAAAGCGGGGCTGATGCAAACGCTGTGCTGCCATCACTGGGGGCTGGCCGGGAGGAGCGGGACCCGCAGAGGgaggtggggctgggacagacaCCAGCACCGGGGTGCACACGGCCGTGTCGGGCTGCCCAGGGTGGCAGGAGCCGGGTAATGCTCCCAAAACCTCCTGCAAATTCAGTGCCACACATCCAACGCCCTGAGTGGGGCTGAGCTCGGCTGCACCTCGGGCAGACTGGACTCAAAGGCTCCCCTCACCAATCCAGGGAGCCTCTTaccagcccagggcacccatcaccagcccagggcacccatcaccagcccagggcacccaTCACCAGCTCAGGGCACCCAtcaccagcccagggcacccaTCACCAGCTCCCTGtctccccagtccctctgggtcccccagtacccccagcccagagcaccccTTGCCCCCTCCAGCATCCACTGCAAAGACTGAGCGAGCTCCAATAACTTAAGTCAAGTTTATTTCTCAAAAGGGAGGCAAAGCTGAGAGCGACgccgggctggggagggaattctAGGGGAAGAGGGGGTCTCCGGGGAGGACACCCgagggctcctgcagcctgtccccagagccccctgaggAGAAGtgcccggggcagggcagggagcgcccggggcggcggcggagcggggctgggctCAGTCCCTGGCCGCGCCGGCCGGCAGCTCAGGCCACGGTCTTCTGGAGCTCCTCCAGGAGGCTGAGGAAACGGGCCTTGAGGCTCTCGGTGTAGGGGGTGAGGCGCTCCTTGAAGTCCTGCACCAGGGGCGTCATCTTCTCCCgcaggctgctgagctgctccaccaCCTTGGCCTGGTATTCGGCGGCCTGGGGGATGCCCTTCTCCCGGATCTCCTCCAGCTTCTGGCTCAGCTTCTGGCGCAGCTCATCGCTGAAGGGGGCCACGTTCTTGCGCAGCTCCTCGACGTGTCCGCGCAGCCGGTCCCGCGCCTCCTCGGCCACCGGGGtcagcttctgctgcagcagctccaccttCTGCTTGCTgagctccttcagctcctgggcGAGGGGTGCGAGGCGCTGGCGGTACTGCTCCAGGTCCTCCGTCCACTTGGCAGAGAACTGGTCCAGGAAGGGCTTGATCTTCTCCTTCACCTCCTCCAGGTCCTTGGTGAGCTCCTTGCGCAGGGACTCGGTGTCCTTCAGCCACATCTCCCGCACCTCTTTGTAGTAGGGGGCCATGTCCTCTCGCAGCTTGGCGGCGGCCGCGCCCAGCGTGTCGAGGTTCTCGCCCAGCTTCAGGCTGCGGgacgggagggagggagggatggagaggtCACGCACTGCGCCCGggcgcccccagccccccgcCACACGCCCCCCACTCACTCCAGCTGTTTGCCCACGGTGGAGGCCTCGAACTGGGCAATGGCTTCCTTGCCGCTGGCCTTCACGGAGTCCAGGTACACATCGAGCATGTCCTTGAGGCGGTCCAGGGGCGCCTGGGGCTCATCGTGCTGCCAGAAGGAGCGGGCCTGGGTGCCTGCGGAGAGAGCCGGCCGTGCTCAGGACACGGTGCCCAGGGACGGCTCCAGCCCTGCCGGGTCCTGCCCGGCTCGGGAGGAACCGGGgagcccctgggctgcagcccgGCTCCAAAGCAAAGCGCTCCGGAACGCGGCGGCTCCCGGCGGCGCTCCCGTCCCGCCCGAGCCGCTCCATCCCTCCCGCACCGCTCCATCCCGCGGGGacccgcagccccggccggaCCTACCCgtcaggcagagcagggcgAGGGTCAGCACCACGGCTCTCATCTTCGCGTTGGACCTGCGGGCAGGGGAGAGAGTTGGGAACcggggcagagccagagccagcccggcggggctgagccccagcccggCTCACGGTGCCCGCTCTGTCCTGCGGCTCCTCGGGGCAGCCCGGGCTCTTACCAGCTCTCTCCTCCGCTGCTGCTCGTCCCGTCTGAGCGGCCGGGGCTCCGCCGCCGCTATTTATGCCGGAGGGGCAGTTCCGCGGAGATAAGCCAGCGGCGGCCCCCGGTGTGCGCGCAGGGTTCAAGGATCGCGGCATCGCCGCGGAGCGCGGCTTGGCAGGGGCGGCGAGCAAACAGGAGCTCCCCGCGGGACGCGCCTCGCCGGCCAAGGAGCTGTTTACGCTCCCGGTGACCCAGATTCCCGCTGGCCTTGCCGGGGCCCCTCGCAGCCCCCAGGGATTGGCCGCGGGCCCGGGGACAAGGTTTATTCCCGCAGGGATTTGGCCTGCCGTACCCGGACCCCTCGCCTCGGCCGGGGTCTGTGCCCCGTCCTTCACGGGGCCGCTCACGTCACCCCCTTTGcccgctgtgtccccagctcacAGGTCCCGGGAGCTGCGCCCTGCCCGCCCACGCCAGCCCTCGCTGGGAACCTGGGCAAGGGGaaggctcagagcaggcacCGGCACTGGCACGGCCGCCCCAAAACCGCCCTCAGCCCgagccagccccaggagctTCCCTGTCCCATTGCCACCGGTGCGGGGGTGCACAGGAATCAGGCTGAGCCCGGCCTGGCAAGGGGAGAGGGGACggggagagaggggacagggagagaggggCCGTGTCCccggaggggctgcaggggctgtgcagggctggcactgccaggggagcTGCCACAGAGGAACGATGCTCCC
The genomic region above belongs to Zonotrichia leucophrys gambelii isolate GWCS_2022_RI chromosome 24, RI_Zleu_2.0, whole genome shotgun sequence and contains:
- the APOA1 gene encoding apolipoprotein A-I — translated: MRAVVLTLALLCLTGTQARSFWQHDEPQAPLDRLKDMLDVYLDSVKASGKEAIAQFEASTVGKQLDLKLGENLDTLGAAAAKLREDMAPYYKEVREMWLKDTESLRKELTKDLEEVKEKIKPFLDQFSAKWTEDLEQYRQRLAPLAQELKELSKQKVELLQQKLTPVAEEARDRLRGHVEELRKNVAPFSDELRQKLSQKLEEIREKGIPQAAEYQAKVVEQLSSLREKMTPLVQDFKERLTPYTESLKARFLSLLEELQKTVA